In Streptomyces rapamycinicus NRRL 5491, the genomic stretch CGCCGTGTTCGGTGGCGAACACCACCTCATGGCCGAGGTCGGTCAGCGACTTCCAGGGCACGGCCACCTCGGTGACGTCGAAGTCCCGGTCGGGCAGCGGCAGAAGGATAAGCACGGGGACTGCCTACCACAGGACCGGCGCCCCTGCCTCGGCGCGTCTTCGTGCCGGGGCAGGGGACCAGGGCCGGGGGCTGGACTACTTCCAGATGGAGTCGACCCACTCCGGGTGGTCGATGAACGGATTCCGGTTGTGCTGGAAGCTGTCGTAGATGACCTCGTTGCGGTTCTTCTCGAAGTCGTCGGGCGGGTCCTCGGCGCTCCACTCCTTCAGTACGGAGAGACGGCCGATGTTGGGCGCGGAGCCGTTGTCGACCTTGTCGTTGGGCTCGAGGTCGGGGAAGCCGTCGTCCCCGTCGTATCGGACGGCCATGTAGAGGATCATCCGGGCGATATCGCCCTTGACCTGGTCACGCGGTTCGAAGGAGTCGTCGTCGGTGCGGTTGCCCGCGGCGTCGGGCACCTCCTCGCCGCCGTTGTCGAAGTCCTTGTTGCCGCGGATGCTGTTCACCTTCACATTGGCCGGGCGCAGATGGTGCAGATCGGTGCCGGGCCCGGTGGATGTGCCGAAGTCGCCGTGCGACTTCGCCCAGACGTGCTCGCGGTTCCAGTCGTCGGGGTCGCCGCCATTGGCGTCCTTGGCCTGGGAGTGGCCGGAGTAGAGGAGGATGACGTTCGACGGGTTGTCCGGGTCCTCGTCCGTGGACTTCAGCGCGTCCCAGACCTCGTCGTAGGACAGCTTGGTCTGCTCGCTGATGATCGTGTGCAGCGCGGCCTTCAGCTCCGGGCCGCTCTTGCCCGTCGCGTCCTGGTAGTAGTCGTCGGGCGCCTGCACGGCCGCGGGCCGGGTGGTGTCCGCCGGGGCAGGTGTGTTGGCGACGGCGACCGAAGGGGCGGCCACACCGGCCGCGGCCACGACAGCCAGCAGGGGAAGGCGCCGTGACCGGCGCGCGCGATGAGTGGACATGATGTGGGGGGTGTCCTCTCCGAGACGAGTACCCGGGCCGCCAACTGGCGCCGCGAGTACGGACGTTCAAGGCACAAGCCCTCGGAGACTCGCACGTGTGACGCCCGAACGCGTGTACACGATGTGACCGTTCCGCGCGGATCCGGTGGACGCCCCGGGGTCGCGGAGCGGGCCGACCGAAGGGTCTGCCGTCGGGCCGGATCAGCGGAGCTGGCAGTATCGGCCTATGGCTGAACAGATCATCGCCGCGTGTGACGGGGCATCGAAGGGAAACCCCGGGCCCGCGGCCTGGGCATGGGTCATCGCGGGCACCGGCGGCGAGGTGGAGCGCTGGGAGGCCGGGCCGCTGGGCACCGCGACCAACAATGTCGCCGAGCTGACCGCGCTGCGAGAGCTGCTGGAGTCCACCGACGCGGGCGTGCCGCTGGAGGTGCGCATGGACTCCCAGTACGCGATGAAGGCGGTCACCACATGGCTGCCCGGGTGGCGGAAGAAGGGGTGGAAGACCGCCTCGGGGTCGCCGGTGGCCAACCGCGAGCTGGTGATGCGCATCGATGAGCTGCTGGACGGCCGTACGGTGGAGTTCGTCTACGTGCCGGCGCACCAGGTCGACGGCGACCCCTTCAACGCGGCCGCCGACCGGGCGGCCAGCCACACGGCCCGTACCCAGCAGCCCGTGGGCACCTCGCTCGGCTCCGCCCTGCCGCCGCCCGAGGCCCGGACGGGGACACGCTCGGCCGGTCGTGGCGGCACGGCGCGCCCGCGTACGGCGGCGGCACAGGGGCGGGGGAGCGGCACCGGCACGAGGAGGGGCACCGGCTCCAAGGGGTCCATCAAGGCGAAGTTCCCCGGCCGGTGCCGCTGCGGTACGCCCTACGCCAAGGGCGAGAGCATCAGCAAGAACTCCGACGGCTGGGGCCATCCGTCCTGCGCCACCTGAGCCACGGGGTGGATCAGGGCGGCGAGAAGAGCGCGGGGAAGCGGGGCGCGAGCCAGGGCTTGCGGCCCCAGGTGAGGACGCGGCCCCTGGCGACGGCGCTCCACGGTCCGAGGCGGCCCAGCGCCATGAGGAGGAAGGCCACGGGCTCGGTGAGGATGGTGCAGTCCGGGCGGCTCGGCGGCCGCGGTGTGACGGTCACCGCACCGTCGGTGAAGGTGGCGCCGAAACAGGCGCCACCCCTCAGGCGGATGGCGTAGCGGGCGGTGAGCCCGGCGGTGGCGGCGGTGTCGAACACCCGTGGCATGGCCGTGGTGAGGAAGGGCAGGGTCAGCTCGACCCGGGTCCGGTCGAGCATATGCGGGCTGCCCAGCGCACGGGCGAGGTCATAGCCGTGGCCGAGCATATGGGTCAGCAGATACGACCCCAGTACCTCCAGGCTCATCGGGCCCATCGGTGTGACCAGTTCGTCGCGTGACGCATGCGACCCGCGTGTCGCGGGCTGAGCCGCCGACTGGAGGAAGGCGTCGGCCTGCTCCACGATCATGGCGGCCAGCGGCTCGGCCCGGCGCTCGGTGAACGCGGCGAGCGCGCGCTGGTTCGCCTCCGCCAGCCCCTGCGGTGTGCCGTCCCCGTAGCCGCGTTCCTTCCCGTCCGCGAGGTGTGCCATCAGCTCATTGGCCTGCGCCAGATGCGCCGCCGCCTCCCCGACCGTCCATCGCGACCCGGGCACCGGAGCCCCGGTGCCGGACGCGCCGCGCAGTGTGGCGGCGATGTCGGCCGCGGTGGCGCGGATCGCCTCGTCCAGCCCCGCGGGCCACGTGTCGCCGCCGCTCTGCCCGTTCACCGATTCCACGCGTCCTCCCTGCACCCGGCCGGGAAGATCCCCCGGGGTACGTACGGTGCCACGCGTCCCACGGTCGCCGGTATCGCGTCGCGGGTTACGGTGTCAGTACGATCCTGCCGAACACCTCGCCGGTGTCCATCTTCCGGTGCGCCAGTACGGCTTGTTCCAACGGCAGCAGCTCGTGCACCACCGTATGCAGTTCGCCGCGGCTCGCGGCGGCGAACTGCTCGGTCCGCACCGCACGGCGATCGGGCTCGGCCACGGTGGCGGCGCTGAAGGCGGCGAACGACATCGACTTCTGGAACGCCGCCATCATCGCCATGCCGAAGTCCGCCGGTGGCATGCCTCCGACCGCGCCGACGGCCACCATGCGACCGTTCGGGTTGAGCTTGGCGAAGAAGGACGGCATGTCCGCACCGGCGATGATGTCGATGATGACGTCGTAGCCGGAGGGAGCGTCGCCGGAGGGGGCGGCGTCGCCTCCCTCACCGGAGCGGTCCAGCACATGGGTGGCGCCGAGCTTGCGCAGCCGGTCGCCACGCTCGGCCGACGACGTCGTGACCGCCACCGCCCCGGCACCGCCATGCGCCGCGAGCTGGACCGTCATGATGCCGAGGCTGCCGGCCGCGCCCCGCACCAGCACCGACTCGCCCGGAGCGAAGTGGGCATGGGACAGGGCGAAGTGGGCCACGATTCCGGAGCTTCCCAGCGTCACCGCGTCGACAGCGGAGAGGCCCGCGGGGAGGGGGAGGATCTCCTCGACCGCGGCGATCGCCTGCTCGACGTAGCCGCCGTTTACGCCGGTGAAGGCCCACACCCGCCGACCGACCCATGACGCATCGACGCCGTCGCCGACCGCGGCCACGGTGCCCGCCACCTCACTGCCCGGGATATGGCCTTCCTTGAAGCCGTAGCCGGTGAGGGTCCCGCGGCGGATCACGGCGTCGGAGCCGCCGACGCCCATCGCCTCGTTGGCGATCAGCACCTGTCCGGCGGCGGGGGTCGGGACGGGGATGTCGATCACTGCCAGACCTTCGGGAGGTCCGAACGCCTGGATCGCGACTGCTTTCAAGGTCGTCTCCTTGCTCTGGGATCGGTGAGATCGCCGGGGTCGATCGGAACCGGCCCGAGGGACGCTAACGGACGCCCCCGTCCACTTGGCTAAAGTGAGAGCGGTGACCGACCGTTTGCCTCACACCCTGCGCTCCGACGCCACGGACAACCGGGAGCGCATCCTCGACGCGGCCCGCGCGCTGTTCGCCACCGAAGGGCTGAAGGTGCCGATGCGGGAGATCGCCCGGTACGCCGGGGTCGGCCCCGCCACGCTGTACCGCCGTTTCCCGACCAAGCAGATGCTGGCCACCGAAGCCTTCACGGACGAGATGCGCGCATGCCGCGCCATCGTCGACAAGGGGCGTGCCGAGCCGGATCCGTGGCTCGGCTTCTGCCTCGTGATCGAGGAGACCTGTGAGCTGCACGCCCGCAGCCGGGGCTTCACCGAAGCCTTCATGTCGACCTTCCCCGACGCGATGGACTTCGTCGCGGAGCGCGAATACGCGCTGAGGGCGATCGCCGAACTGGCTCACCGCGCCAAGGACGCAGGCCATCTGCGCCCCGACTTCGTCCTGGACGACCTGGTCCTGATGCTCATGGCGAACAGGGGCATCCACACCACGTCGAAGGCAGCCCGGGTCGCGGCATCCCGGCGCTTCGCCGCGTTCGTGATCCAGGCATTCCAAGCCTCGCCGCAGCACTCACCGCTGCCGCCGGTGGCACGCTTGGCACCCGCGGCACCCGCGGCACCCGCGGCACCAGGCAAGAACACATGAAGACACGCCGGAAGACCGAGGAACCTGGAGGGTGGTCGGGCATGGGCCTGTGGGACAGGGCGCTGGATGCCGCGGGGGTCGGCGATCCCAGTCTGCGCGAGGACTACACGCGGCAGCGGAAACTGGTCGCGGGCTACCGGCGCAGCTCCTACCTCGCCGTGCGCCTGCTGCTGCCTCCGCCGTTGCTGCCGCATGTGATCGCGGCGACCGCCTTCATGCACCGCACCGACACCCTCCTCGACAGCGGCCCCGTCGCGGAGCGCGCCGGGGCCTGCGCGGAGTGGGTGAAGGAGGTACGTGACGGTCTGGCCGGTGGCGGAAGCGATCAGGCCGCCGTACGGCCGCTGCTGCACACCGTCTCGGCGCACCCCGGGATGCGCGGCCGGGTCGAGGACTTCCTCGACGCGGCCGCCACGGAGCTGGAGTTCACCGGATTCGCCACCGAGGCGGACTATCAGCGCTACGTCGACGCCTATGCGCTACCGGCGTTCATGCTGATCGCGGGCCTGATCGCCGGGGAGGATCCGGCAATGGACTACCGCGAGGCGTGCCGTATGTACATCGACGGCAGCCAGCGCCTCGACTTCGTCAACGACCTGGCGGAAGACCTCGCCGACGGGCGCCTGAATCTGGTGCGGGAGACGCTCGACGCTCACGGTGTCACCCGCACCGACCTGGAGAACGCCCGGGACACCCCCGCGATCCGGAGCCTTCTGGCGCACCTGCTCGGCGAGGCCCGCGAGTGCCTGTCCGCCAGCCGAAGCCTGGTCGGGCTCGCACCGCCCGAGGGCCGCCCGCTCTTCCGCGCCATGATCGAGATCGAGCTCCTCACGGCCACGGCGGCCGCCGCCAAGGGCCCCGGCCTCCTCCGCGCTCCCGCCCGTCCGCCCCTACCGGCCACCGCGCGGGCACTGCTCCGGGAGCGCCGCCGTGCCCGCCACCCGCGTTGAACGCCACGCCTCGTCAGGAAGCGCGCGCCTCGCTGGGCTCGCCCGCGTCGGCGGCCCCATCGGCGGCCGCGTCCGTGGTGACAGCGGAGTAGAAGACGGACCGCTTCTGCTTGGTGCGGTGTGCTTGCCCCTTGGCGACCAGCGATTCGAGAGTGCCGCGCACGACCGTGGGCTTGATCTCGCGCTCCGGAAGAGCCTGGCTCAGCGCCGCGGTCACCTCGGCCGCGGAGCGGGGCTCGCCGTGCTGGGCGAGGTCATCACGCACAAGCTCCCGAAGCGTGGGCACCACCGCTTCCCGCACCCGCACACGACTCGAACGGTTCCCGCCCGGCTCCGCCCCCTTCCGCTTGCCACCGGCCGCGTCGGCCTTCTTCCTCGCCTTCCGCGTGGCGGACACCGCCGCGACCTCTCGCTCCGCGGACGAACCATCCGCGGAGCCACTGACACCACCGTTCTCCGTCGCCCCACCGGCGGCATCGCCACCAAGGCTCTGCCGCATGCTGAGCAGAAGCGCCCGGTTGTCTTCCAGCATCGCCAACTGTCCTCGCAGCGCCACGATTTCGGAGCTGAGACGTTCGTGCTCGGCGGAGTTGCGTTCCAGATCGGCCGCGACCTGAGCCGCGTACTGGGACTTCAGGCTGGCGCTCTCGGCAGGAGTGTCCACTACGAGCTCCCTCACTGGGCACGTTGCACGTTGGTGCTGGATGGTACATCCGCGTGACTGCCACGTGGGGCTGATCCCACCGCTGAGCTGGGTCTGTGACCACCCGCCCACACCCTGACACCCCGTCAGCCTCTTGTGCCGGTGAGGTGACATTCGTAAGGTGACAAGCATCAGGCTATTCATGAGGCAGTGGCGGGCCCGGGGCGGGGGAGTGGCTGTGAGGTGCCGCCGGGGCCTCGACTCCGCAACGAGGAAGGTGAGATGACGACCACCGCATCCGGGACCGCTTCCGCCGGGGAAGCACCGTTCTTCCCCGCTCCGCGTGGCTGTCCGTTCAGCGCGCCTCCGCAGCACACCGCGTTCCGGGAAGCCGGCGGGCTGCACAAGGTCACCATCTGGGACGGCTCCACGCATTGGCTGGCCACGCGGCACGCGGACATCCGAGCCGTCCTCTCCTCCCCGTCCTTCAGCGCCGACGTACGGAACCCGGACTTCCCGCTGGTTCACTCCAACCAGCCCGAACACGAGGGCGGTCTGTTTCTGCGGCTGGACGACCCCGAGCACGCCCGGCTCCGGCAGATGCTCACCA encodes the following:
- a CDS encoding endonuclease I family protein; the protein is MSTHRARRSRRLPLLAVVAAAGVAAPSVAVANTPAPADTTRPAAVQAPDDYYQDATGKSGPELKAALHTIISEQTKLSYDEVWDALKSTDEDPDNPSNVILLYSGHSQAKDANGGDPDDWNREHVWAKSHGDFGTSTGPGTDLHHLRPANVKVNSIRGNKDFDNGGEEVPDAAGNRTDDDSFEPRDQVKGDIARMILYMAVRYDGDDGFPDLEPNDKVDNGSAPNIGRLSVLKEWSAEDPPDDFEKNRNEVIYDSFQHNRNPFIDHPEWVDSIWK
- a CDS encoding ribonuclease H family protein translates to MAEQIIAACDGASKGNPGPAAWAWVIAGTGGEVERWEAGPLGTATNNVAELTALRELLESTDAGVPLEVRMDSQYAMKAVTTWLPGWRKKGWKTASGSPVANRELVMRIDELLDGRTVEFVYVPAHQVDGDPFNAAADRAASHTARTQQPVGTSLGSALPPPEARTGTRSAGRGGTARPRTAAAQGRGSGTGTRRGTGSKGSIKAKFPGRCRCGTPYAKGESISKNSDGWGHPSCAT
- a CDS encoding maleylpyruvate isomerase family mycothiol-dependent enzyme; protein product: MESVNGQSGGDTWPAGLDEAIRATAADIAATLRGASGTGAPVPGSRWTVGEAAAHLAQANELMAHLADGKERGYGDGTPQGLAEANQRALAAFTERRAEPLAAMIVEQADAFLQSAAQPATRGSHASRDELVTPMGPMSLEVLGSYLLTHMLGHGYDLARALGSPHMLDRTRVELTLPFLTTAMPRVFDTAATAGLTARYAIRLRGGACFGATFTDGAVTVTPRPPSRPDCTILTEPVAFLLMALGRLGPWSAVARGRVLTWGRKPWLAPRFPALFSPP
- a CDS encoding zinc-dependent alcohol dehydrogenase family protein, encoding MKAVAIQAFGPPEGLAVIDIPVPTPAAGQVLIANEAMGVGGSDAVIRRGTLTGYGFKEGHIPGSEVAGTVAAVGDGVDASWVGRRVWAFTGVNGGYVEQAIAAVEEILPLPAGLSAVDAVTLGSSGIVAHFALSHAHFAPGESVLVRGAAGSLGIMTVQLAAHGGAGAVAVTTSSAERGDRLRKLGATHVLDRSGEGGDAAPSGDAPSGYDVIIDIIAGADMPSFFAKLNPNGRMVAVGAVGGMPPADFGMAMMAAFQKSMSFAAFSAATVAEPDRRAVRTEQFAAASRGELHTVVHELLPLEQAVLAHRKMDTGEVFGRIVLTP
- a CDS encoding TetR/AcrR family transcriptional regulator, coding for MTDRLPHTLRSDATDNRERILDAARALFATEGLKVPMREIARYAGVGPATLYRRFPTKQMLATEAFTDEMRACRAIVDKGRAEPDPWLGFCLVIEETCELHARSRGFTEAFMSTFPDAMDFVAEREYALRAIAELAHRAKDAGHLRPDFVLDDLVLMLMANRGIHTTSKAARVAASRRFAAFVIQAFQASPQHSPLPPVARLAPAAPAAPAAPGKNT
- a CDS encoding squalene/phytoene synthase family protein, translating into MKTRRKTEEPGGWSGMGLWDRALDAAGVGDPSLREDYTRQRKLVAGYRRSSYLAVRLLLPPPLLPHVIAATAFMHRTDTLLDSGPVAERAGACAEWVKEVRDGLAGGGSDQAAVRPLLHTVSAHPGMRGRVEDFLDAAATELEFTGFATEADYQRYVDAYALPAFMLIAGLIAGEDPAMDYREACRMYIDGSQRLDFVNDLAEDLADGRLNLVRETLDAHGVTRTDLENARDTPAIRSLLAHLLGEARECLSASRSLVGLAPPEGRPLFRAMIEIELLTATAAAAKGPGLLRAPARPPLPATARALLRERRRARHPR